A single genomic interval of bacterium harbors:
- a CDS encoding glycosyltransferase — MHVGLFTDSYLPRTSGVVRAVAESAQQLRARGHRVSIIAPAYPGYQDRDPEVVRVPSVTPPGHPDFPLAVPYPSRSLRTVRSLGLDLVHSQSPFLVGGMGWWVARGLGRPVLFTYHTRYADYAHYTPVLGDLARPLVSAYTIAYCNRCDCVLAPVPSIAALLRESGVRTRIAVVPSMGIDVAAFTPGAASDGRSSAADTRSASAIRARFGLPPGASLLVFVGRLAREKNVPLLLAALETLPADVWLLLVGDGPERALLDAEARRRGIGARTVFAGTQTPAAVADVLAAADLFVFPSMTETLGLAVLEAMAAGCAIVAVQAPASSDLLRDGVTGRLVPPDARAFADAVRDLLAAPARRGAIGRAAREGAADYDRGRVTDRLVAVYQDLLAHPGTPDPVPTGGRTCG; from the coding sequence GTGCACGTCGGGCTCTTTACCGACTCGTATCTCCCTCGCACCAGCGGCGTGGTGCGGGCCGTGGCGGAATCGGCGCAGCAACTCCGCGCGCGCGGCCACCGCGTGTCCATCATCGCGCCGGCGTACCCGGGATATCAGGACCGTGACCCGGAGGTCGTGCGGGTGCCGTCCGTCACGCCCCCGGGCCACCCGGATTTTCCGCTGGCCGTCCCGTACCCAAGCCGGTCGCTGCGCACGGTGCGGAGCCTCGGGCTCGACCTCGTCCACAGCCAGTCGCCGTTTCTGGTCGGCGGGATGGGATGGTGGGTGGCGCGGGGGCTCGGCCGGCCCGTCCTGTTCACCTACCATACGCGATACGCGGACTACGCGCACTACACCCCCGTGCTCGGCGATCTCGCGCGGCCGTTGGTGAGCGCCTACACCATCGCGTACTGCAACCGGTGCGACTGCGTGCTGGCGCCCGTGCCGTCGATCGCCGCGTTGCTGCGCGAGTCGGGGGTGCGGACGCGCATTGCGGTCGTGCCGAGCATGGGCATCGACGTCGCGGCGTTCACGCCGGGCGCGGCGTCCGACGGGCGGTCCTCCGCCGCCGACACGCGGTCCGCCTCGGCGATCCGCGCGCGGTTCGGCCTGCCCCCCGGGGCGTCGCTCCTCGTCTTCGTCGGCCGGCTCGCCCGGGAAAAGAACGTTCCGCTGCTGCTCGCCGCGCTCGAGACGCTGCCCGCGGACGTCTGGCTGCTGCTCGTCGGCGACGGTCCGGAGCGTGCGCTCCTCGATGCCGAGGCGCGGCGTCGCGGCATCGGCGCGCGGACCGTCTTCGCCGGTACGCAGACGCCAGCCGCGGTGGCGGACGTCCTCGCGGCCGCCGACCTCTTCGTCTTTCCGTCGATGACCGAGACGCTGGGGCTCGCGGTGCTGGAGGCAATGGCGGCGGGGTGCGCGATCGTGGCGGTGCAGGCGCCCGCGTCGTCGGATCTGCTGCGCGACGGGGTGACCGGCCGCCTCGTGCCGCCGGACGCGCGCGCGTTCGCGGATGCCGTCCGGGACCTGCTGGCCGCGCCCGCCCGGCGGGGCGCCATCGGCCGGGCGGCCCGTGAGGGGGCCGCCGACTACGACCGCGGCCGCGTGACCGATCGGCTCGTGGCCGTGTACCAGGATCTGCTCGCGCATCCGGGCACGCCTGACCCGGTGCCCACGGGAGGACGCACGTGCGGCTGA
- a CDS encoding hydroxymethylglutaryl-CoA lyase — MRVPPAATIVEVGPRDGFQLVGRVIPTETKLRVIRALYDAGLREIEVTSFVSPTAVPQFADADEVARAALELPALRASALVPNLRGLERALAAGIRHVTVVIGATDAFNTANVRMTVEQSLEQLSAIARTAGTVPGASVEAGIAVAFGCPYSGEVPWAAVERIVAHAIGLGIIAISLGDTIGVATPVQVSEAVTRLAGRHPGARLTLHLHDTRGMGLANVLAGLDAGVTTFDAAIGGLGGCPFAPGATGNIATDDTNHMLLGMGIHTGIDQEALLACGRLVAETVTRDLASHALRVHLGRGHD; from the coding sequence GGGTGATCCCAACCGAGACAAAACTCCGCGTCATCCGGGCCCTCTACGACGCCGGACTCCGGGAGATCGAAGTCACGTCGTTTGTCTCGCCGACGGCCGTCCCGCAGTTCGCCGATGCCGACGAGGTCGCCCGTGCGGCCCTCGAGTTGCCCGCCCTGCGCGCGTCCGCCCTTGTGCCCAACCTGCGGGGGCTGGAACGCGCGCTCGCCGCCGGCATCCGGCACGTGACCGTCGTGATCGGGGCGACCGACGCGTTCAATACGGCGAACGTGCGGATGACGGTGGAACAGTCGCTCGAGCAGTTGTCCGCCATCGCGCGCACCGCCGGGACCGTTCCGGGCGCGTCGGTCGAGGCCGGGATCGCCGTGGCGTTCGGCTGCCCCTACAGCGGCGAGGTACCCTGGGCCGCGGTGGAACGGATCGTCGCGCACGCGATCGGCCTCGGGATCATCGCCATCAGCCTGGGCGACACGATCGGTGTTGCGACACCCGTGCAGGTCTCGGAAGCCGTGACGCGCCTTGCGGGCCGCCATCCCGGCGCGCGCCTCACGCTGCACCTTCACGACACACGCGGCATGGGTCTCGCCAACGTGCTGGCAGGGCTGGACGCCGGCGTCACGACGTTCGACGCCGCCATCGGCGGCCTCGGCGGCTGTCCGTTCGCCCCGGGGGCCACGGGCAACATCGCCACGGACGATACCAACCACATGCTGCTCGGGATGGGAATTCACACCGGGATCGATCAGGAGGCCCTGCTCGCCTGCGGGCGGCTGGTGGCCGAGACGGTGACCCGCGACCTGGCGAGTCACGCGCTGCGGGTCCACCTCGGCCGCGGTCACGACTAA
- a CDS encoding helix-turn-helix domain-containing protein, producing MKGHREAVPPGAPEPADVLVGAAVAAGRVDRRQPSRAALDAEAHAEAVRRRLRAGLDQGALPMELGPRARGRGGRRPITESREEIIRRLLDPELTLHEAAAVLNLSKATIRRYTDQGKVPCLRTEGGQRRFRLSALLAFLDEQARARGEADGA from the coding sequence GTGAAAGGACACCGCGAGGCCGTGCCGCCCGGCGCCCCCGAGCCGGCCGACGTTCTGGTCGGCGCGGCGGTGGCCGCGGGGCGGGTTGACCGCCGGCAGCCCTCCAGGGCGGCCCTAGACGCGGAAGCGCATGCGGAGGCGGTGCGGCGGAGGCTCAGGGCAGGGCTCGACCAGGGCGCCCTGCCGATGGAGCTCGGTCCCCGCGCGCGCGGGCGCGGCGGCCGCCGGCCGATCACAGAGAGCCGGGAAGAAATTATCCGGCGGCTGCTCGATCCCGAACTTACGCTTCACGAGGCGGCTGCCGTGCTGAACTTGAGCAAGGCGACGATCCGGCGGTACACCGACCAGGGCAAGGTGCCCTGTCTTCGGACCGAAGGAGGACAGCGGCGCTTTCGGCTGTCGGCGCTGCTGGCCTTCCTCGACGAGCAGGCGCGGGCGCGCGGCGAGGCGGACGGCGCGTAG